In the genome of Paenibacillus sp. FSL R5-0766, one region contains:
- a CDS encoding AraC family transcriptional regulator yields the protein MLLENDSQIAAHQPVTGRSPKTDLANVKTYMDKHYDQPLSIADLASEAGISPKYFVDLFKKTYGQSAMEYLTDLRINRAKRYLKESRYKLRDIALRVGYSDEYYFSRKFKKEVGVSPSDYAKNARKRIASCSSSVIGQLLALNVIPVAAPIDPKWTAYYYNAHRTEIQSHLKLTDPYTSWRFEANVERLVHIRPDAIVGTDQISEQDQAQLAEIAPCCFVPKHHSDWRTQLRMIGSFLEREEQAEQWIHMYNQRAEKARESVQREVGREKVIVVRIYGQNLYLYSNPGIEEVLYGALQLDTFSDLSANNPLTLEQLAEMNPDRILVMVCPEAASRAYWLSLQHSVTWRQLKAIRQYQVHLITGDPWFDYSAVGVMRMLDEALLIFTGYCPNIYLDNVHGDSQAT from the coding sequence ATGTTACTGGAAAATGATTCGCAGATTGCTGCGCACCAGCCCGTTACCGGCCGCAGTCCCAAGACGGATCTTGCCAACGTTAAAACATACATGGACAAACATTACGATCAGCCTCTATCGATTGCAGACCTCGCCTCGGAAGCGGGGATCAGTCCAAAATATTTCGTAGATCTGTTCAAGAAAACGTACGGACAGAGTGCAATGGAGTATCTGACGGATCTGCGCATTAACCGCGCCAAGCGATACCTGAAGGAATCCAGATACAAACTTCGCGATATTGCCCTGAGAGTGGGGTATAGTGACGAGTACTATTTTAGCCGCAAATTTAAAAAGGAAGTTGGCGTATCTCCTTCGGATTATGCGAAAAATGCCAGAAAACGGATAGCCAGCTGCTCCTCCAGTGTGATTGGACAACTTCTGGCACTCAATGTCATCCCCGTGGCTGCACCTATCGATCCCAAATGGACCGCGTATTATTATAATGCACATCGTACAGAGATTCAGTCCCATCTGAAATTAACGGACCCGTACACGAGCTGGCGGTTTGAGGCTAATGTGGAACGATTGGTTCATATTCGCCCTGATGCCATCGTAGGTACAGATCAGATTAGTGAACAGGATCAGGCCCAATTGGCCGAGATTGCACCTTGTTGTTTTGTCCCCAAACATCATTCAGATTGGCGAACACAGCTACGCATGATTGGATCATTCCTGGAGCGGGAGGAACAGGCGGAGCAATGGATACACATGTACAACCAGCGAGCAGAGAAGGCACGGGAATCGGTACAACGGGAAGTGGGCCGGGAGAAAGTGATCGTTGTGCGGATCTACGGGCAGAATCTCTACCTTTATAGCAATCCGGGTATTGAAGAAGTGCTGTATGGAGCGCTGCAACTGGACACATTCTCTGATCTTAGTGCCAATAATCCGTTAACGCTGGAGCAGCTCGCTGAAATGAACCCTGATCGCATTCTCGTTATGGTGTGTCCCGAAGCAGCTTCACGGGCGTATTGGCTGAGCTTGCAGCATTCCGTTACATGGCGTCAGCTCAAGGCCATTCGTCAGTACCAGGTCCATCTGATCACAGGTGACCCTTGGTTTGATTATTCGGCTGTAGGCGTGATGCGTATGCTGGATGAAGCTCTACTGATCTTCACGGGATATTGTCCAAATATATATCTGGATAACGTCCATGGTGATTCCCAGGCGACGTGA
- a CDS encoding Bax inhibitor-1/YccA family protein, with the protein MIGRSGNPTLKDSTFENRGYGEDRYQNYMTINGTVNKAFITLVILLGSAFATWMMFFNGQQVMPLAYGGLIVGFILALVISFKPVAAPYLVPVYAVAEGLFLGALSATYESLYNGITLQAALLTMAVFIALLVAYKTRLIKATENFKLGVVAATGGIMIMYLLSFVLSFFGVSIPYLHDNSLIGIGISVVIVIVAALNLGLDFDFIEGGAERGAPKYMEWYGAFGLMVTLVWLYIEIIRLLGKLRSRD; encoded by the coding sequence TTGATCGGTCGTAGCGGTAACCCTACACTTAAAGACAGCACGTTTGAAAACAGAGGATATGGAGAAGATCGGTATCAGAATTACATGACAATCAACGGCACGGTGAACAAAGCATTTATTACGCTTGTGATCCTGCTGGGCAGTGCGTTTGCAACATGGATGATGTTCTTTAACGGACAACAAGTGATGCCGCTTGCTTATGGCGGGTTAATCGTTGGTTTCATTCTGGCGCTTGTCATTTCGTTCAAACCAGTAGCGGCACCTTATCTCGTACCTGTCTATGCCGTGGCAGAAGGACTGTTCCTGGGAGCACTTTCTGCAACCTATGAGTCCCTGTATAACGGAATTACCTTGCAGGCGGCTCTGTTGACCATGGCTGTATTCATCGCTCTGCTGGTGGCATACAAAACCAGATTGATCAAAGCTACGGAGAACTTCAAGCTTGGGGTCGTGGCTGCAACTGGCGGCATCATGATCATGTATCTGCTGAGTTTTGTACTTAGTTTCTTCGGAGTTTCAATTCCTTATCTGCATGATAACAGCTTGATCGGCATTGGTATTTCAGTGGTTATCGTCATTGTGGCTGCACTCAATCTGGGCCTTGATTTCGACTTCATCGAAGGTGGCGCTGAACGTGGTGCACCCAAGTACATGGAGTGGTACGGTGCATTTGGATTGATGGTTACACTGGTATGGTTGTACATTGAGATCATCCGTCTGCTTGGAAAATTGCGGAGCCGGGATTAG
- a CDS encoding nucleotide excision repair endonuclease, whose amino-acid sequence MINITVPTPDVTITKQVDPQLSHIYGFTDFHLITRELGGIFMFYNAAGELLFVGKARKLRPRIKKHFEDTVSPIKNHREEVTKIEVCLVEDPVDREIYETYIINTMRAKYNVDKVLYK is encoded by the coding sequence TTGATTAATATTACTGTGCCAACACCGGATGTAACCATCACAAAGCAGGTTGATCCACAGCTTAGCCACATTTATGGATTTACTGATTTTCACCTGATTACCCGGGAACTAGGCGGGATTTTCATGTTTTACAATGCCGCTGGAGAGTTGTTATTTGTCGGTAAAGCACGAAAATTAAGACCCCGCATCAAAAAGCATTTTGAAGACACCGTATCACCAATCAAGAATCACCGCGAGGAAGTAACGAAGATTGAAGTATGCCTGGTTGAAGATCCAGTAGATCGTGAAATTTACGAGACGTATATCATCAACACGATGCGTGCGAAATACAATGTAGATAAAGTGTTGTACAAATAA
- a CDS encoding PLP-dependent aminotransferase family protein, with protein sequence MYSDLQLTEDRPVYIQVKDYMKRLMLKGGLQAKQKLPSTRELSTLMKVSRSTVLLAYAELEDEGLIYAVKGKGNYVSASIETPEAAASWELDWTTEVSEYAIQAEQYDLMKHGSGAERGEISFTSIAPDEKLFDLHNVKRAFLDRMSLEGEVLLNYGYAQGYRPLMNYLLRYMENKGVDLRGKDILITNGFTEGFDLVLGALRKKSRKALCENPTHHTAIKNLKLHQFQLSGVNMEPDGLDLKQLEHELEASPYDLAYLVPSYHNPTGIVTSPAKRVEIIRLMNKYQVPIIEDGFNEELRYSGSHVSPLIASMGKGNGLVYLGSFSKVLFPGLRVGWIIADAALIDYLESMKRARSIHTSTLDQSLLYQYLSNGNFEKYLKRARTEYKRKYELVVRCLKQHLPMCRISGAGGLHLFVQFPSEYRTRELLAACKVKGVTFTPGDTFYLEPGQGVNTMRLGFSRVSDENIRKGIRIIGETAAQMR encoded by the coding sequence ATGTATTCCGATCTGCAACTGACGGAGGACCGCCCTGTATATATACAAGTCAAAGATTATATGAAGCGATTGATGCTCAAAGGCGGCCTGCAAGCCAAACAAAAACTGCCCTCGACCCGTGAACTCAGTACACTCATGAAGGTTAGTCGCAGCACGGTCCTGCTCGCTTATGCCGAGCTTGAAGATGAAGGCCTGATCTATGCAGTCAAAGGCAAGGGCAATTACGTCAGTGCCTCCATCGAAACACCTGAGGCAGCGGCAAGCTGGGAACTGGACTGGACGACAGAGGTAAGCGAGTATGCAATTCAGGCAGAGCAGTACGATCTGATGAAGCATGGCTCCGGAGCAGAGCGCGGCGAGATATCGTTTACCAGCATAGCGCCGGATGAAAAGCTGTTTGATCTGCACAACGTGAAACGGGCTTTTCTGGATCGCATGTCACTTGAAGGCGAAGTACTGCTGAATTACGGATATGCGCAAGGATACAGACCGCTGATGAACTATTTACTACGCTATATGGAGAACAAAGGTGTTGACCTCCGTGGCAAGGACATCCTGATCACCAACGGATTCACGGAAGGTTTCGATCTGGTGCTTGGGGCGTTGCGCAAAAAAAGCAGAAAAGCGCTCTGCGAGAATCCAACGCACCACACGGCGATAAAAAATCTAAAATTGCACCAGTTTCAACTGAGCGGTGTGAATATGGAGCCAGATGGCCTGGACTTGAAGCAACTGGAACATGAACTTGAGGCAAGTCCATATGATCTGGCGTATCTCGTGCCCTCCTATCACAATCCAACCGGGATTGTGACGTCCCCTGCGAAACGGGTAGAGATCATCCGGTTGATGAACAAGTATCAAGTACCCATCATTGAGGATGGATTCAACGAAGAATTGCGCTATTCCGGTTCGCATGTCTCTCCCCTGATCGCCAGCATGGGCAAAGGCAATGGACTGGTGTATCTGGGCAGCTTCTCCAAAGTCCTGTTCCCAGGTCTGCGGGTAGGTTGGATTATTGCGGATGCGGCGCTGATTGATTATCTGGAGAGTATGAAACGGGCACGCAGCATCCATACCTCCACGCTGGACCAATCATTATTGTATCAATATCTGAGCAACGGTAATTTTGAGAAATATTTGAAGCGAGCCCGCACGGAGTATAAGCGCAAATATGAATTGGTTGTGCGTTGCCTGAAGCAGCATCTGCCCATGTGTCGGATTTCCGGTGCGGGTGGTCTGCATCTGTTCGTGCAGTTCCCGTCCGAATACAGAACCCGTGAATTGCTGGCGGCCTGTAAAGTGAAAGGTGTGACGTTCACACCAGGGGATACCTTTTATCTGGAACCCGGTCAGGGTGTAAACACGATGCGTCTGGGTTTCTCCAGAGTCAGCGATGAGAATATACGTAAAGGCATTCGCATCATTGGCGAGACAGCAGCTCAAATGAGATGA
- a CDS encoding D-alanine--D-alanine ligase gives MKVGVIMGGTSSERDISLLTGQEMIANLNRDKYEVVPIELNTKRDLIDKSAGIDVALLALHGKYGEDGTVQGTLESLGIPYTGCGVLASSVCMDKDMSKQLMQHAGVLTGEWLRVGHIEELSSIAVQQLTYPVVVKPNSGGSSIGTQVVKEASALPAAVEAALAWDDTVMIEQYIEGEEITCAILDGKMLPVISIRSNAEFFDYSSKYDDHGADEQVVQLPADLHHRVEAAALACYQVLKCSVYARVDMMIREGMPYVLEVNTLPGLTRNSLLPKSAAAAGISFAELLDTIIELSLKERPKEDTTL, from the coding sequence ATGAAAGTTGGCGTGATTATGGGCGGTACATCTTCAGAGCGGGATATTTCCCTGCTCACCGGACAGGAGATGATTGCAAACCTGAATAGAGACAAATACGAGGTTGTGCCCATTGAGCTGAATACCAAGCGCGATCTAATCGACAAGTCAGCGGGGATCGATGTGGCACTGCTTGCCCTGCATGGCAAATACGGCGAAGACGGTACGGTCCAAGGCACGTTGGAATCTCTGGGTATTCCCTACACAGGTTGTGGTGTCCTGGCAAGCAGTGTATGCATGGATAAAGACATGTCCAAACAACTCATGCAGCATGCAGGTGTGCTTACCGGAGAATGGCTACGAGTAGGTCATATCGAGGAACTGTCCTCTATTGCTGTTCAACAACTAACGTACCCTGTGGTGGTCAAACCCAATTCAGGCGGTTCCAGCATCGGTACCCAAGTGGTGAAGGAAGCTTCCGCCTTGCCCGCTGCTGTAGAGGCTGCCCTCGCCTGGGATGATACGGTTATGATTGAACAGTATATCGAAGGTGAGGAGATTACCTGTGCCATTCTGGATGGTAAGATGCTGCCGGTGATCTCCATTCGTTCGAACGCCGAGTTTTTCGATTATTCTTCTAAATATGATGACCACGGAGCAGATGAGCAGGTTGTGCAATTGCCTGCGGATCTTCACCATCGTGTGGAAGCCGCGGCCTTGGCCTGTTATCAGGTGCTCAAATGCAGCGTCTACGCGCGCGTGGATATGATGATTCGGGAAGGCATGCCGTATGTGCTTGAAGTGAACACGCTGCCGGGTCTTACCCGTAACAGTCTCCTGCCCAAAAGCGCAGCCGCTGCAGGCATTTCTTTTGCAGAGCTACTGGATACCATTATTGAACTTTCATTGAAGGAAAGACCCAAGGAGGATACAACATTATGA
- a CDS encoding GNAT family N-acetyltransferase, translating to MSLDVTIRHSSTTDLQDMLILMDQLGYPTTYAEMEERYAHISADPNFTTLVAEARGRVVGLIGLQTSYLYEKNGRHCRIMALVVHDQFRGSGIGRQLILEAEQWAATHNVDSLSLNSGNRPEREAAHEFYRQMGFTAGSTGFSKKPQILQHN from the coding sequence ATGAGCCTGGATGTGACGATTAGACATAGCTCCACTACCGATCTGCAAGATATGCTCATTCTAATGGACCAACTCGGTTACCCAACCACATACGCGGAGATGGAGGAGCGTTATGCCCATATCTCTGCGGACCCAAACTTTACCACACTGGTTGCTGAAGCACGCGGACGTGTAGTTGGACTAATCGGATTACAGACGTCTTATCTGTATGAAAAGAACGGAAGACACTGCCGTATCATGGCATTGGTTGTACACGACCAGTTCAGGGGCTCAGGCATCGGCCGTCAGCTCATTCTTGAAGCCGAACAATGGGCAGCCACGCATAACGTGGATTCCTTGTCTCTGAACAGTGGCAATCGCCCAGAACGTGAAGCTGCACATGAATTCTATCGTCAGATGGGCTTTACAGCCGGGAGTACCGGGTTTAGCAAAAAGCCGCAGATTCTTCAGCACAATTAA
- a CDS encoding copper amine oxidase N-terminal domain-containing protein produces MAVPLVLLMVVLTGCQAVGGVDVGKAMANGASIKSGESRQSMNINIEPAKEFATEKDLEMIELINSISLDIDQAKMKDAKTASIKGTLSMEGTKLPFHLSMNESQLVIDLDGAQKPLYMSLDTFQDAQALPMVDTKALEKQLEELSPKLFSFVLKHLSNPKNISVTPVQESVNGEALSLSKLHLEVSGEEMLAMVKPFLTSISKDEQGLKDLIGDLYDVFYPVLEAVNEVEGGGDDTLNSIVPESKDEAVASLYAIIKVGLDSMLVNYDQELNNLLNETPEFKTVFGTETKLKLDFYLDSKLDIRKQNFELKVALPASEDLPLNSVTVSGDSEQWNIGGTVAVDEVDVSGGVMDLMKDDITPGQMLRNFDSSSLAYQLLKDEAGITSKSVVLFPDDEYAGAITVKNTTFVPLRYVSEELDAEVKWTKGSNQIVVIDDITGDEIVLTVGSKKATVAGKEVTMVESAYVGKDGKTYVPLRFVAESLGATVDKEQETGWIYIDRP; encoded by the coding sequence ATGGCAGTGCCACTAGTACTTTTAATGGTTGTTCTTACAGGATGTCAGGCTGTGGGTGGAGTAGACGTTGGCAAAGCAATGGCCAATGGCGCGAGTATCAAGTCCGGTGAATCCAGACAATCCATGAATATAAACATAGAACCGGCTAAGGAATTTGCTACAGAGAAAGACCTTGAAATGATCGAACTTATTAACTCCATATCCCTGGATATTGATCAAGCCAAAATGAAAGATGCGAAGACAGCATCGATCAAAGGTACACTGAGCATGGAGGGAACGAAGTTACCTTTCCACCTGTCCATGAATGAGTCCCAATTGGTCATTGATCTGGACGGAGCCCAGAAACCGCTGTACATGTCTCTGGATACGTTCCAAGATGCACAGGCGCTTCCGATGGTAGATACGAAGGCTCTGGAGAAACAACTCGAGGAACTTTCCCCGAAACTGTTCTCTTTTGTCCTGAAGCATCTGTCCAATCCGAAGAACATCTCCGTAACACCGGTACAGGAATCCGTGAATGGCGAAGCACTTAGCCTCTCCAAGCTGCATCTGGAAGTTAGTGGTGAAGAGATGCTTGCTATGGTTAAACCGTTCCTGACGAGTATTTCGAAGGATGAGCAAGGACTGAAAGACCTGATTGGAGATCTGTACGATGTGTTCTACCCTGTACTGGAAGCAGTGAATGAGGTAGAAGGTGGGGGAGACGACACGCTGAATTCGATCGTTCCTGAATCGAAAGATGAAGCCGTTGCGTCACTGTACGCAATCATCAAAGTAGGACTGGACAGTATGCTGGTCAATTATGATCAGGAGCTGAACAACCTGTTGAATGAGACTCCTGAATTCAAAACGGTATTTGGCACAGAAACCAAACTGAAATTGGACTTTTATCTCGACAGCAAGCTGGATATTCGCAAGCAAAACTTTGAACTGAAAGTGGCGCTGCCTGCTTCCGAAGATCTGCCGCTGAACTCCGTAACCGTAAGTGGAGACAGTGAACAGTGGAATATCGGTGGCACAGTTGCAGTTGATGAAGTGGATGTATCCGGCGGCGTTATGGATCTGATGAAGGATGATATTACGCCTGGTCAGATGCTGCGCAATTTTGATTCCAGTTCACTGGCATATCAATTGCTGAAAGATGAAGCTGGGATCACGAGTAAAAGTGTAGTGCTCTTCCCGGATGATGAATACGCTGGAGCGATCACCGTTAAGAATACAACATTTGTTCCGCTTCGCTACGTGTCTGAGGAATTGGATGCGGAAGTGAAATGGACCAAAGGCTCAAACCAAATCGTTGTCATTGATGACATCACTGGTGATGAGATTGTCCTGACTGTAGGTTCCAAGAAGGCAACCGTTGCTGGTAAAGAAGTAACTATGGTGGAATCCGCCTATGTTGGCAAGGACGGCAAGACGTATGTGCCGCTGCGCTTTGTGGCTGAATCCCTTGGAGCTACTGTAGATAAGGAACAAGAAACAGGTTGGATTTACATTGACCGTCCTTAA
- a CDS encoding YfbM family protein: MGMSGRYLVVTKELVESIKSGEISVHDCAVDLDIDKTWQMIQFTLNGNLLEGEPPLGYVVPLAGEQYLGNYSDMDLFLLSNEQVLEAYMALEQLTPEELKQRYSLDRMIAEGVYPVMEDWDAEETFQEIVQTVDDIQALFQATAASGNGIIFYVF, from the coding sequence ATGGGAATGTCCGGCAGATATCTTGTGGTAACAAAGGAGCTAGTTGAATCCATCAAGTCAGGTGAGATCAGTGTGCATGATTGTGCAGTGGATCTGGATATTGATAAAACGTGGCAGATGATCCAATTCACGCTGAACGGTAACTTGTTAGAAGGGGAGCCGCCCCTGGGATATGTGGTACCTCTCGCAGGTGAGCAATACTTGGGAAACTATTCGGACATGGATCTGTTTTTGCTTAGTAACGAGCAGGTGCTGGAAGCCTACATGGCATTGGAGCAGCTCACACCGGAGGAATTGAAGCAACGGTATAGTCTGGACCGGATGATCGCTGAAGGCGTCTACCCTGTTATGGAAGATTGGGATGCGGAAGAGACATTTCAGGAGATCGTTCAGACCGTGGATGATATCCAGGCCTTATTTCAGGCAACGGCTGCAAGTGGAAATGGGATCATCTTTTATGTTTTCTAA
- a CDS encoding DUF4385 domain-containing protein produces MKKFDYSLNYDELDLRKHPELYTVSRGEQGVLMVEPYKGEILPHWRFKTPEIAKESSEKIYELFLEYKKKGDFVGMDMARKFLQMGYTRARRYTNHKGGRKYSKEDGSILPYQNDKVKAEAAAIFKAKWEVAKTDPDYVKMKKEHREKYESDEA; encoded by the coding sequence ATGAAAAAATTTGATTATAGTCTCAATTATGATGAGTTGGATCTGCGCAAACATCCTGAGCTGTACACCGTAAGCCGGGGTGAGCAGGGTGTTCTCATGGTTGAGCCATATAAAGGCGAGATTCTGCCACACTGGCGATTCAAAACACCCGAGATTGCAAAAGAGTCATCGGAGAAGATCTATGAGTTATTTTTGGAGTATAAGAAAAAGGGTGATTTCGTGGGTATGGATATGGCTCGTAAATTTCTCCAGATGGGTTATACACGGGCCAGACGGTATACAAATCACAAAGGAGGACGCAAATACTCGAAGGAGGATGGCTCGATCCTGCCCTATCAGAATGATAAGGTGAAGGCAGAAGCCGCCGCTATATTCAAAGCGAAATGGGAGGTTGCGAAGACGGATCCAGACTATGTAAAGATGAAGAAGGAGCATCGGGAAAAGTACGAGTCTGATGAAGCGTAG
- a CDS encoding VWA domain-containing protein produces the protein MTDSFIHLNTGQNISINECAQLQVTIQCTSSPSPLDVSCFMVNEEGKVPSDDYFVFYNQKADPHQSVLLQQAEELKSSFVLDTNQLRQAPVEKCVFTATLDAGGTFADVQACQAIVQAGSQQITYEITQVTAETALIFIEIYKYRDGFKVRAIGRGFFGGLQPLAESFGVEIESNDTSEAEQVLLTAQAEVAAASPEVLVPDAAPNTNHAPLNLTKIDLLKRKVTLSLQKKKIEPIQARVAVVFDASGSMYHLYRKGIVQEAFERILAIASAFDDNGELDVWFFAKDFLRAPSVTARDFENYIERTYTLGSKGGTNNEPPVMQDVIRKYTIEEPDVKIPTYIIFFSDGGVSQKGKIMRLITESSTKNLFWQFVGLGQANYGILEKLDDMTGRFIDNADFFALDDISKISDEELYDRLLTEFPGWIKEARAKGILA, from the coding sequence ATGACAGATTCGTTCATCCACTTAAACACAGGCCAGAATATCAGTATCAACGAATGTGCTCAACTTCAGGTAACCATTCAATGTACATCATCTCCTTCTCCCTTGGATGTTAGCTGCTTTATGGTGAACGAAGAGGGAAAGGTCCCATCTGACGACTATTTTGTATTTTATAATCAGAAGGCCGATCCCCATCAAAGTGTGCTTCTGCAACAGGCAGAGGAACTGAAATCCTCTTTTGTACTGGATACGAATCAATTACGGCAGGCCCCTGTGGAAAAATGTGTGTTTACGGCTACCCTGGATGCGGGAGGGACTTTCGCCGATGTTCAGGCATGTCAGGCGATTGTACAAGCTGGTTCCCAGCAGATCACCTATGAGATCACGCAGGTCACTGCGGAAACAGCTCTTATTTTTATTGAAATCTATAAGTATCGTGACGGGTTCAAAGTTCGTGCGATTGGACGAGGTTTCTTTGGTGGATTGCAGCCGCTGGCAGAGTCATTTGGTGTTGAAATTGAGAGTAACGACACCTCGGAAGCCGAACAGGTTCTTCTCACGGCACAAGCTGAAGTGGCAGCCGCCTCTCCAGAAGTCTTGGTACCTGATGCTGCACCAAACACGAATCATGCGCCGCTTAACCTGACCAAGATCGATCTCCTCAAGCGTAAAGTAACCCTGTCTCTGCAAAAGAAAAAGATCGAACCTATACAGGCACGTGTTGCCGTTGTATTTGATGCATCAGGCTCCATGTACCATCTGTATCGCAAAGGCATCGTGCAAGAAGCCTTCGAGCGTATTCTGGCGATTGCATCCGCTTTTGATGATAACGGAGAGTTGGACGTCTGGTTCTTCGCCAAAGACTTCTTGCGTGCACCTAGCGTCACCGCCAGGGATTTCGAGAATTATATTGAACGCACATATACGTTGGGTAGCAAAGGCGGTACCAACAATGAACCTCCTGTGATGCAGGATGTCATTCGCAAATATACGATCGAGGAACCCGATGTGAAGATTCCAACGTATATTATCTTTTTTAGCGATGGTGGAGTCAGTCAAAAAGGGAAAATCATGCGGCTTATTACCGAAAGCTCAACCAAAAACCTGTTCTGGCAATTCGTTGGCCTGGGACAAGCCAATTACGGTATTCTGGAGAAACTCGATGACATGACTGGACGTTTCATCGATAATGCTGACTTTTTTGCTCTCGACGATATCTCCAAGATCAGCGATGAAGAATTGTACGATCGTCTCCTCACTGAATTTCCAGGCTGGATAAAGGAAGCTCGGGCCAAAGGCATTTTGGCCTAA
- a CDS encoding SDR family oxidoreductase, with product MIKEQRQWVLITGASSGIGEVFALEMASKGKNIVLVARTESKLNQLAERIERTYQVRAEVIVSDLSEVEAPQRVYEECQNRGIHIDMLINNAGFATHGLFEQVDGSRQQEEIMLNVLALTNMTHLFLPGMLQKRNGAVINVSSTAAFQPDPYMAVYGATKAFVLSFTEALYEENRKRGVQFLALCPGSTETSFFDVVGAEEASVGKRDTPEHVVAVAMRALESGKPYAVPGAGNYWTAQFTRLVPRKLMLRIVGSMLRPRSKGGKPEKVQA from the coding sequence ATGATAAAGGAACAGCGTCAATGGGTACTTATTACAGGTGCTTCTTCAGGTATTGGGGAAGTTTTTGCACTCGAAATGGCTTCCAAGGGTAAAAATATTGTGCTGGTGGCCAGAACAGAATCCAAACTGAATCAACTGGCAGAACGCATAGAACGTACATATCAAGTAAGGGCTGAGGTAATCGTATCGGATCTTTCCGAAGTTGAGGCACCTCAGAGGGTATATGAGGAATGTCAGAATCGGGGAATACACATCGATATGCTGATCAACAATGCGGGATTTGCTACTCATGGATTATTTGAACAGGTGGATGGTTCCCGCCAGCAGGAGGAGATTATGTTGAACGTGCTCGCTTTGACAAACATGACGCATCTTTTCTTGCCAGGCATGTTACAGAAGCGAAATGGTGCTGTCATTAATGTGTCGTCGACGGCTGCCTTTCAACCTGATCCGTATATGGCTGTGTATGGAGCAACGAAGGCATTTGTACTTTCTTTTACAGAGGCATTATACGAAGAAAACAGAAAGCGTGGCGTTCAGTTTTTGGCACTATGCCCAGGTTCAACCGAGACTTCGTTCTTTGATGTAGTGGGCGCTGAAGAAGCCTCGGTGGGTAAACGTGATACCCCTGAGCATGTCGTGGCGGTGGCCATGAGAGCGCTGGAGTCAGGCAAACCTTATGCTGTGCCGGGGGCCGGTAATTACTGGACAGCGCAGTTCACCCGACTCGTACCACGCAAATTGATGTTGCGAATTGTAGGAAGTATGCTCCGTCCACGATCCAAGGGTGGTAAACCAGAAAAAGTACAAGCCTGA
- a CDS encoding TetR/AcrR family transcriptional regulator: MKDLNSGSTESAHTVTTFQEARLQHSDNLRQNIVHAAAALLQEHGPEAVTVRRVAERMECSTKIIYNLFGKKEGLAKHLYLEGCSLMAQRFEAMPRQTSFEQYFRDLAHVYWDFGISQSSFYQLMFGGSFSEFKPDGETLQGTATALKQVSALVEVAIEQGMLQVQDPLLAVRMIWAPLHGVIHLYLGGHIESEEAAKTLYDHTLSMVIHSLVSTSANG, from the coding sequence ATGAAGGATCTTAATTCGGGTTCCACAGAATCTGCACATACGGTAACAACCTTTCAGGAAGCCAGACTCCAGCACTCGGATAATCTGCGGCAAAATATTGTGCATGCTGCTGCTGCTTTACTGCAAGAACATGGACCAGAAGCTGTCACGGTACGCCGTGTAGCTGAACGCATGGAGTGCTCCACCAAAATCATATATAATCTCTTCGGCAAAAAAGAAGGATTAGCCAAACATCTGTATCTAGAGGGATGCTCCCTCATGGCCCAGCGTTTTGAAGCTATGCCCCGGCAGACATCGTTCGAACAATATTTCCGTGATCTGGCCCACGTCTATTGGGACTTCGGCATTTCTCAATCCAGCTTCTATCAGCTGATGTTTGGAGGATCTTTTTCCGAATTCAAACCAGATGGAGAGACCTTACAGGGAACAGCAACTGCACTGAAACAAGTGTCTGCCTTGGTTGAGGTAGCGATTGAACAGGGAATGCTTCAGGTGCAAGATCCCCTGCTTGCGGTTCGGATGATCTGGGCTCCCTTACACGGTGTTATTCATCTGTATTTGGGAGGCCATATTGAGAGCGAAGAAGCTGCCAAAACCCTCTATGATCATACGTTGTCGATGGTGATACACTCCCTCGTGAGTACATCTGCGAATGGATAA